The genomic region GATGTGTGTCAGgacctccctatggttttgagggaGCCCTGTGGCCTTAGCCTGAATCGAGGCTTTTGATACTCTGACTGCCGTCCTACCCCATAGTGCCATGTCTTTGTCATGGCTTGAAATAACTCACAAACTGGAATATGGCTGTAAATAGATCTTAACGGTTTTGAACACTTTCAAGTGGGAAAGGAGAGTGGCCAGCTCTCTGGGATGCCGGAAACCAGTTGTGATGACTAAGAAGGCATCAATGCACCCCCATGTTTACCTCTCACTATCTGCAAAGGGGTCACCGACTCAGGGTATAAGGGCTAAAGATGGCCACAGCACAAAGAGCTCTTTGAATCCGCCGGCTACATTTGGAAGGCACTCCAATTGCACTCCAAATGAAAGAAAAAGATTTGTGAATTAGGGATGTCGAGCCAGTGGGACCGGAAGAATGCTTTGGCAATGCTTCAATGCTGACGGAGAAGGTCTGCCAgagccctctcccctctctgttcagTGTGTAAGCATGCACGCTGTTGTCCTCCTGTGTATATGCCTTTATTCAATTGATGTGTTGATGTACTTAGAAAGCGCTCACAATGCTGACGCTGTTGGAGATGCTGCGAATCATAAGTGATTCACCTAAGAATGTCATTGGCAAGGTTCAAATGCAACTTCAAGTAGTTTATCTTCCTCTTTGATTTGAATGCGGGTGAATCAGGGTAACCTCTATATCTCGCTAATATCTATTTCTCCTTTAGCAATGCGACCAGACTTGACAATCACTACAATAAAGGTAATTAAAGGGCGcatgtctctgtcactctatACTGTATTGACTGCAAGCATTTTTTACTCCATTTCAACCCATTTGCTGCTGTATAAACAAGATTGATGACGATTCAGAAGTCAGAATCGTTCTCCTGTGCCTCACCCTTCAGCAAGATCCATACACCATGTCCAAAGGCTCTCAGATGGAAGGTTACTGCATGGACCTGCTGTCTGAACTGGCCAAGAAACTGGACTTCAAGTACAACGTGCACCTGGTGAAAGATGGGTCCTATGGCAGGCAGGATGAGACTGGGGCCTGGAACGGGATGATCGGAGAGGTGGTGAGAAAGGTGAGCAAAGCAAACTTTTTCATAGATTAGTGATTACAGTGCGGAACATCTGCACCCATTTCTGCTTACGATTGATACTGTCCATTCCAATGTGACCATAACCATGTGGGAAGTTACTCATGAatgtgaacattttaaaatgtgatgatctagtttagttggtggagtttaaacacttgatcgatgtatatatcgtagaagagtgtaattgtttTTAGGACAGCTGTTTTTAGCCAAGACGTTTGTGTTTTTAATGTACAATgttttgttgtactgtatgtgtgtttatggttttgtttaatgttgtgttagtgtatgtaaatggttttgtctgaaacgttgtCCCCTCTACTgctggaccaggtctctcttggaaaagagatgttatctcaatgagaaaaaaacctgtataaataaaggttaaaaaataaaaataattaaaaagcaaatgtaaaatataaatcTATATTCTTATCCCTGTAGGAGGCAGACCTGGCGATTGCTCCTCTGACCCTCACTGCTGCCCGGGAGAAGGTTGTGGGGATGACCAAACCCTTCATGCAGACAGGCATCAGCATTCTCCTGAGGAAAGACATCTCAGAAGAGGCTGGCATCTTTGACTTCCTGAACGCCTTCTCAGTAGAGACCTGGGTGGGGATCCTCGCTGCGTACCTGGGCACTGCTATCTCCATCTGTGTAGTAGCCAGGTGAATTATGTTGTGAGGAAGTTTCATCAGAAAATACATTTATCGTGTACTGAGTCTGGCTGGAACCTTTTGCAAGTATAATTTAAAAACTGTTTAACAAACATTTTCCAACACAGACTCAGCCCATGTGAGTGGAGTCAACCCCAGACTGAGGAAAACAGCTTTACTTTCAGCCACAGTTTGTGGTACACTGCTGGAGCCCTCACTCTACAGGGTAACTAACAGGGATTTAGCCAGGCATTTCAACCAATAGcgtacctgcaccaaaacaacaacacaagagCTGTGTATGGTCTGTGTGGTTTGGTGTTCTGATTTAGTATTGCTTCTTCTTATTCTCAGGTGCCGGTCCACACCCCAAAGCTTTATCAGGACGCATAATATGCTGCACCTGGTGGTTGTTTGGTCTGGTCCTCTTGGCCTGCTATTTCTCCAACCTCAGCACATCTCAGGGCTCAGACTCCAATCAACTGATGGTGAAAGGGTTTGAGGACTTGGCCAACCAGCAAGGGATTGAGTATGGGACCCTGTCTGGCTCCTCCACACTTGCCTTCTTCAAGGTGAGGCCAGTGCACCCTGCCACACCCCATCCCCTGGTATCCCCTTCCTTTCCCCTTCGCTCTTTGCCCTCAAATGATTGGGCTCACGTGTCAGTGTCTCCGTTCTGTCAGTCCTCTCAGCGGCACGCTgacgctctcttcctctctgtccgtGGTTTTTCTTTTCCTTGGTGTAGAACTCTAATAACCCAACCTACCGCAGGATCTACGAGCACATGGAGAGAGCCAAGAGTTTTGTGTCATCAATGGATGAGGGTGTTCGCCGGGCAAAGGAGGGCAACTTTGCCTTCATTGGAGAGTCTGTGTCACTGGACTTGGTGGCGGCTCGTCACTGTGAGCTGGTCCGTGTTCATGAGGTCATCGGCATGAGAGGGTACAGCATCGCAGGCACCCTGGGTGAGCCACATGTCTAGGGAGTGAGATATCATACGGCAAAACACATTGACTGGAACCTCTGAACTTTATTTATACGTGATAATGTTCTTACACTCACCGTACTCATGCGACACAAATACTTTCTCGAACAAGCCAGCTGATGTGCAAATGGTACTGTCTGTGTCATCCAGGCTCTCCCATGCTGAAGAACCTCAGTGTGGCCATCCTGGAGCTGAGTGAGGCAGGAGAGCTGGCTTACCTGCGCAGTAAGTGGTGGGCCAGCAGCTGCATGGCAGACGCAGCCAAGGCATCCCCCATGCAGCCCCACAGCCTGAAGGGCATGTTCCTGGTGCTTGCTCTGGGCCTGGGGCTAGGGGTGCTGCTGGCTGTCCTGGAGCTCACCACCAAGTCCCGGAGCAATGCCAGGGAGCAGAGGGTGAGCAACACcaatgcacacactcacacacggtCTAACACTGGTTTTAATGAAGAGTGGTGGATTCCATATGAATAAGATAAGCAGATTTGCCTGGTCAAGATTGCTCTACATATCGCTCCAATTTGCTTCCCACAGAAATCATATTGCACAGTGTTGTCTGATGAACTGAGTCAGCGCTTGAGGACCACCGCCACCAACAAGAAGAGGAGCCAGGAAACCGCAGACAAAGACAAAGcatgagtagaaatgatagtAGATACTCCATTATATATGGCCTAACAAAACAATTTTCACTATGCAGGTCTTGACATGAGTTTTGTTCTAGATACTTTTTTTTTAAGCACAAAGAAACACTGTGTATCAGATATACTTGCAGACTATTTACAGGCTGTTATATGGCATGTGTTAGTTAACAGAGTAATAAATAGCGTACTGGAGAGGTGGAGTAAATGAACAATTCTACAGTATTATGTTGAAGATATTTTATTGAGAAAAACAACATGTATATCTACTGTTACAAATAATTTCATGTGTAGTGATTTAGAAAGATTTAAGAGCGGTGCAAAAATAGAAACGAAACATGAAGGTCCAAGTCAAGTCATCTTGTAAATTAGGAAATATCATCATTTTCAAAAAGTTTACATTTCAGTACTTTTGGTCAGAACAAATACTGAGAGcaatatattactgttattaatGACATGATGCAGTACATTTGTTTTAAAGTAGATTATACATTTACATATTATAGATACCAAGTATACTGAACTGTTTTTGTACAATTGGCAGCACACATTTCGCACATTAGTTTCAAACCTATAAAACCGTCAGTTCACTTACTTAACATGTTTTGTCATTATAGAACTcaacacataaaaaaaaacattatgtcATAGAACGATGTTGATGTAAAAGTTACGGCATATCTTTCAATAAAACCAGTCTAGTAATGAATGCATGTTCCATTCTGTTCCGTTCAGAACGATTCACTTTGGTATTCAGTTGTATTAACAAAAGATGCATCGTGATGCAAAAATGACAATATCCACATAAAAAGTAAGTGATTACCTTATACAAAATAAACTTGTTCAGTCTCAAAATGTGATGACATTTGTACATACATCTAGATACATACAAGGTAACGCTATACGTTTACAAGTGTTTATCCTACTCCCATGCTTATTCCAATTGGCTGCTCACTGCTGTGGTCCTTGTAAGTGTCTGGTTACTATAGGGTAGAGTAATCTGCAAATAAAACACAGTGAACAAAATTGACATTACTATAATTCCAGGGTCATCAATCAACATTGACTTTGTAATGTCGATGATCTGAGCATACAGGTACACGTACTTTGTGACTCAGAAAACAATACATCTTCACCACCGCCATGCTCTCTAGCTGGGATATAATAACAGAATAAGATATCGTATTATAAGAGTCACATTTACCGTAAAAAAAGAGTGGCGATTTACAGCGAAGCTCCTTCATCTTTTGGTCAAAGAGGGCATtcatctctctctgcagggtgCCCACTTCCCTCTGCCCACTGACTGGCACGCGCGAGGGCAGGAGCTCCAGACGTAGACTGTCTATACTGCCACCACTGCTGGAGTCACTGTCAGACAGGTAGAGGCCGTTGGCCATAGCCATAGGTATAGGCTGGTGGCCATAGCGGCAATGGTTCTGggggggaggggaaggagtctgaGGCTGCCAGTGCACAGCAGCCCTGCGGTTAACTACCGGGGTGATGGGGGAGGTATGCTGCTTTCGTGGAACACTGCGAGAGCGGGCCTTTGTCCGTGATGTGTTGGAGGGGCGTTGACTGGCTGGGGTCTCCAGGGTCCGTCTAACTCTGACAGGGGAGGATGGTGGGTGTCGGTTCCGGAGAACGACCTCAGGATGAGACTGGGGCTGGGCCTGGGGTAGGGACTGGGGCTGCGGATGGAGCTGGAGTTGGGGCTGATTCAGATGTTCTGATACAGTTTGGAGTGCAGGCTTACTGTTAAGCTTTGTCAGTGGTTCTCCTGCTATGTCCTCAATCTCAGGTGGGTCTGGCTCAAATGAACGACCCGAGTAGTCCTGGCCCGGCCAGTGTGCATGGAAAGACTGAACCTGGTCTTCCAGATCTGGCCAGGCTGCCTGAAACGACTGCGTTTGGCTCTCTGGTTCTGGACTCTGTGGCTGAGACGACTGAAACACATCCTCCAGATCTGGGCTTGTTGCTGTGATGCACGGGATGGGCGCCCCAGAGTTGGAGAAGGTGGAGGACATGCGGACAAGGATGCCCTTCCTTTTCCCCTCCTTCTTTTTCTCCTCCTTCGGAGAAGCACCCTGGATTTCCTCCTCCAGGATTTGCACCGTGTGAGCTCGCTTCAGTGGTTCACTCTGAGTCCCTCTATGGAGGTAGTCTATGACCGCAGGCGTCAGTAACATGCTGCCGTTCCCGCTGCTCTCCTGGGAGTAGGAGTCCAGGTCCTTGCGGTAGTGCTGACGGACGTCCTCTGATGAGTAAGTGGAGAGGTGCATGGAGACCGCCTTTGGCTCCTTGGCCGACCCTTTCTTCGTAGCTTTTTTCAAAAAACCCTTCACAGCATTACTTGGCTTAACCTACGTGACAGAAAACAAGACATGCTTTCATCAAGTGTTGAATTCAAGAGAAAGTGAGCTGTGAATTGACTCGCTGTTAAGAAAATCCAAGCCTTAGTCTTCAACGACAGCAATGCAGGTAAAGCAAAACTCAACCCAGTGCTTAGGCCTACCTTTCCTGTGATGTCATTTACAGCAACATGAACAAAGATGGAGGCCTCCTCCATGCCCTCGAGATAGACATGGCGATAACCTTAAACATGTTTTGAAAAGATGATAAGGTCAAATGAACCATTTATCACATTAATCCCAAAATCACATGCATTTCATTTTCGTAGAGCAATCCATGATAATGGTGCACTTGTTATGTTGACGATCCAAATGTCTTCTGTCTGATGAAGTAGAGACCTGGTTAATCACTCCAGCTACCTTACCTGGCATCATGCTGACGAATGCTATGGTCCTCTGTCCAATGAAGTTTTGTCCTATCGGATCATGGTCCCACACCTGGAAACGCACCAGTGCAATCTGGGTCATGTGGAGGGTGAAGACCAAGCTCTCCTCCCACATGGGATTGAAGCCTACAATGGCACAGAGAAGGAAGGAGACTATTAACTTCCATTGCTTTTCATTCAACAGAAGTTTAACAGAATATCAAAATGTATAGTTGAATGAGCaccttgttaaaaaaaaaaaggaaactaAATAGCTGTTGATTTAAGATCAATGCTCACCATTGTCATCCACCACCCTTGTCTGCTGCTTACAGCAATCAATAGGCAGACCGATGATCTCCACCTCTACAAAAGGATCAATaatctacaacaacaacaaagaagacacattcacatacaaCGCACGAGTGACAAGACAAATAGCCTGGTAGTCTCCACACATAAAAGAGATCAATTGAGGTTGTCTGACATGTCTCACCTCCCCTCTATCCCCCAGCATTGAGTCTTTGGGTTTTGGAAGCTGCTGCCCACTGATAATCTTCAGTACCAATTGAGTCTTACTCTGTCCTGGCAGAGGGTCCTCCAGCGTAGGGTTAAAGAAACCTGGGCAACACAGAGGGCAACATTCAGCCAGCAAACTCTTATTCTGAGGAACAACTACTGTGCATTTATAGTGTTCAATTGTATAACCCGTTTGCTCATGTCTGTATTTTGGCTTCAACTACAGTTACCCATGTTTTCTAATAGTACCCACCTTTGTTCATGCACCTGGGCTTCAGTAAGTATCCACAGTTGCCATTGGTTGAGAACTTGGCTCTGTTCAGTTCAAGCATGCGGCCCTCTGTCTGGTAATTCAGTGCAACTGAAAAGATAAGACCAGATAAGAAACACATTTTAGAGTACGACCACTGTTCTGAACCAGACTGAAGTCTAGATATTTGCCTCTAGACTGTCTTGTTTTTCTCTGTAAGCAAAGCAAAGCACGCTTAAAGGTATTGCATGAGCAGGGTATTTTACCCATATGGCATCCTGCGTTCCAAAAGGGCTGTGGGTTGAAGTTGCTAGAGTCCACACGGTAGTTGGAGGGGTAAACACGTAGTAGCTGCCTCTGGTTTAATCGCACCAACTGAGCTGGCTTCAGAGCCATGATCTGGTTCACAATGCTTTCATTGAGGGAAGACACTTGCCAACTGGTCATATAAGCTGCCAACCAGAAAACACATAGTTTCAGACACACTGACAACCAAGAGATAGAATGACTCCCATGCTGAAAGATCTTGTGCCATTGTTGAGTAAAGCAGAAATGATTTTGTTTGATTATAGACACTACTCCCCACCTTGTGTTTCAATGTCATGGACCCGGACAGACTTGGTGTACTTGACGAGGTCAGACAGGGCTCGGGATAACCTCATCGTCTTCCCTTTCCTGAGGGCGAATAGgggagggccagagataattggATGCATGGGTCAACGTTTAAAAGTTCAAGTAAATGGTTTGAGAACAGTATAACAGTCATGTTTGATTGGCTTTACTTGTTGTGGTACACAATTTGTGTTTTGTCTCTCATGATGGGGTTCTCTTGGTCTGCATGGTCTAAATTGAGCATtagcttctttttcttcttctttttcctcTAAGCACAAGAAATGAACAGTCAGTGTTTAGTCCAGATGGGGGCATTTCTACTGTAACAAGAGCATGTTAGAGCTGTAGAAAATGTCTCTCAAAGCAATACACTGCGCTGTCAGGAAAGTCACACAGAAAAGCTGATGCAGGCCTATGGTGACAACGACTATTTTCACACGCTAGTGTTGGCAAAGGGGGGTGGTGAAGGGAGTTTGTGATTTGCATTTGTGCTGGTGAGGTAAGAGTCATTTGCATGGTGGAGGGAATGGTGAAGAGGAAGAGTGAAGTTCATTTGCATAAACATGATTGGAAAGCGCGGTGAAGCGAAGGCCGGgtaaggaggaagggagggagggagttgtaCGAGAGAGAATAGGCTGACCTTGCGTCTGAAGCTGCCCATGATAGACCTGCGTTTCTTGGGTTTGGATTCATCTGCAGTGCCAGCAGCGTTCCCCTTGAATAGTCAAACATATTCAAGACTCTAGACTCCCTGCAGACACAATCAATCAGCCACCTAGCTATCTCACTGTCTGATGGAATTCCTAAGGGCCTTGGCATTCTTCTCATGACAGAGCACCTGATAACATCACGTGGTGTGCTTTTCATTGTTCTCTGAagtcagcaacaacaacaaagtaCAGCAATCAGATATTTGCATCTAGGTAAACTGAAACACATGAAATTCACATAACATCCACTGTAAAACAGCCATTAATTGAAGTAGTTTTCAGACAAAGAATAAGTGCACTAGGCTTACAGTAATGAGACGTTCATTGATGTCTCACATTTGGAGTATTATGCCACCTACAGGGGCTTTTAGGAACACTACAAATGTCCTGGGATAGTTTTACTCAATACATTGATATTTTACCCTCAGTCTATTTTAGCTAAACGGTAGTAATGTCCTTACATCTGTGTTTATCTGGGTgtcatcttcatcctcctcttcctcactgtcTTCATCCGACACATCCCCCTCCTCTGCATCACCATCAATGTTCGCTGGAAGCTTCTTTCCCTGTGGAATAACAACCAGTCTGTTTACTACATTACCTTTTTTTTCACGGAAAGTGTTCTGTAATGTCGTTTTAGAGTTTTATGATTTGGACATCGCCGCTATGGAAATGACTGACTGCTACTATTGGTTGCGCAGTACATTGATAAAGAAATATGGCTTTACCTTGACTAGAACTTTCCCTTTCAGGAGCTCTGGGGAGGGCAACTTTCTGAATTCATTCATGTTGACCGTAGAAAGGTCCACCTTATCCTGGAGCACCTCCAACAGATACTCAGCCATCTTCTTCTGCTGGGGCACTGTGCAATGGTTCTCTATGGATAGGATCACCGGGTACCTGAGGATGTACGGCACAACATATTGGAATGTGTGTTGCCCATGAATGGTTTTCTATTGCTATTTATACCTGGGCAGGACATGGTGACAAAATAAAGGTACTCACTGATTCTTTGTGAAGGCATATTTGTTAACGGTTTCAATGACGTCTTTGAAGAGGATCTTGGATGTCAGGGTGTAGCCATGATGGACGATAGGCTCCCCGTCTGGTCCATCCCAGCAGTCCACTGACAgacacagtgagtgagtgagtgagtgagtgacgaGGATGGTAAATACTGTTATACAACGGGTGAGTCTAATCCTGGATTCTGATTGGctaaaaccacattccagccagtgtctatttaagcaataaggcccgaggcgGTAGGGTATATGGgatggcaagtagcctagtggttagagcgttgggccaggaaccGAAAGGTTGGTAGATCGAATCCCttagctgacaatgtaaaaatctgttgttctgcccctgaacaaggcagttatcccattgttcctaggctgtcattgtaaataagattttgttcttaactgactagcctagttaaataaaggttaaatcaaaaatatggccaatataccacgtgtctaagaacagcctttagctgtggaatattggccatataccacaaacccctgaggtgcctgattgctattataaactgattaACAATGTAATTAgatcagtaaaaataaatgttttgtcaaacCCATGGTATatggtgggtctaatcctggatgctaacgggttaaaactgcattccagccagtgtctattccacaagttaccgcTAGCTAAAGCTATGACGTTAAATGCCTATCTACTCTGTCCCATCTCACTGCGCAATCCACtctctcatcagcccagccaggcaatttaaaaacttgatctccactataaaaagcatgtAGACATTATatcccatttcttttagactatcATTTGATTTCATTTTCAAAAGCGGAGATTtgaataaaccttgctgtctgtctctccgacatttgcaacattgtttcaagaTATTGAAATTCAATTTCCAGCTGTCCTATGGTAATGAACCTGTCGGGAGTCGGGATGAGACACAGGCAGGCAgcatttctcagccagtcgaaatcataaatcggctggcatcatttttacaaagaaatgtcaatagaaaacaggtaaaACGAGAtgaaatgcagctagtttgctgTCATTCCATTTTCAGTttaaagtgattgtgttagctgtgtagtTGGCTGTCTCATTTGAACAGTGGCCTGGCGGCAGAGAAAATGTTTAATGCCATGTGAAATCGCACATAATTAGTTCATTGCTATGGATGTATCCCCCCAAcaatcactagaaaacagctttaaCAAACgtaaatgcagctactttgctgatATTCTGGCtacactgtttgacgtgactgtgttAGCCAAAGTTGGCTAGCtggcaagcaagggataagaatgatGCCAGAAAGAAAGAACGACCAGGCGGCTTGGGAAGCAACcatagatttgtgtcgggactatatcttgtggaaggatgaaatagtatgaataaattcatcaaaataacgtttttatTGAAACATATGTCAATCactatttgaatatgttggtaacccgttgtacaAAAGTAATAATGCCCtcatctcgggcctaacaacaaccgtgccaatatatcctccaaacaccggctttctTTGATGGGGTTTtatcggcggttggcatccaaagttatggtgcattaccgccacctactgtactggagtatGGGCCAGCGATAGGGATAATCGAAATCCTACCTCCCAGCCATGTTGCTCTTAAAAAATATATCGACATATTTGAGACTATATCTAATGACGTTCTACTCGATATACTCTTTAAAATAATTTCCTGTTTCCTCTTCTTCATCATACTTCTTCATCATaccagcctctctctttccctctgatacTCCCCACACTGTAGCAATACATGCTCCACGGTCTCTGTTTCCTGTCAATAATCACACTTTCctgttggatgctttcctatcacatttaaggtcttattcaactggctgtgtcccacccttaatctTGTAAAAATAGCCTCCTCTCTTATGTCCCTTCCTGCCGTCCTCCCCTCCCCAACTTTCCTCTGTACTTGAAATAAATGCCTGCCCTTAgaatctctattccactgctcctgctatctctgcaccatcactgtccatatcaggcttTTTGCCTCTGCCTTGCTCATTAAAACTACAAAACTACAACTCAACATTCCCACTACTAagtgcttgtttagccagtaTATCAGCTGCCTCgttcccctccacccccacatGGACAAGGACTCAAGTAAATCTTATCTGTATACCCATCTGTCTAATCCTGCCATGGGTTTGTAGCATCTTATCAAGCAGGTCTTGTCTGCTACGTGAGCTAAAGGACTGGAGACTCATCAACACT from Oncorhynchus kisutch isolate 150728-3 linkage group LG5, Okis_V2, whole genome shotgun sequence harbors:
- the grik6 gene encoding glutamate receptor U1, yielding MRVLLGVILCTMMLLLPLRSCAAAMRPDLTITTIKQDPYTMSKGSQMEGYCMDLLSELAKKLDFKYNVHLVKDGSYGRQDETGAWNGMIGEVVRKEADLAIAPLTLTAAREKVVGMTKPFMQTGISILLRKDISEEAGIFDFLNAFSVETWVGILAAYLGTAISICVVARLSPCEWSQPQTEENSFTFSHSLWYTAGALTLQGAGPHPKALSGRIICCTWWLFGLVLLACYFSNLSTSQGSDSNQLMVKGFEDLANQQGIEYGTLSGSSTLAFFKNSNNPTYRRIYEHMERAKSFVSSMDEGVRRAKEGNFAFIGESVSLDLVAARHCELVRVHEVIGMRGYSIAGTLGSPMLKNLSVAILELSEAGELAYLRSKWWASSCMADAAKASPMQPHSLKGMFLVLALGLGLGVLLAVLELTTKSRSNAREQRKSYCTVLSDELSQRLRTTATNKKRSQETADKDKA
- the plch2b gene encoding 1-phosphatidylinositol 4,5-bisphosphate phosphodiesterase eta-2, with amino-acid sequence MSGTGMNVNSAMAPLSPGLNVNLSPGLNPINTPPMTAPSPRSPRLSLTTTPPMAAIFPRLSLTSTPVMATSSTVKSGSPSFASLSPGLFSPCLSSLSAERRTSSPFSRSSSRSPTPSIMTSPKLWQKTSISRLAEEFFWIGGSVVAQPKWRLGQYVERCMCTMQTGTQMTKLKGKKKGLVRFFYLDEHKSCIRWRPSRKHDKAKITIDSIHEVCEGKKSEIFQRYADSCFDPNCCFSIYHGDHVESLDLVSTNGDEARTWITGLKYLMAGISDEDSLAKRQRKRDQWLQQTFSEADKNGDGNLSLGEVLQLLHKLNVNLPRQKVREMFKKADTDDNQGSLAFEEFCTFYKMMSTRRGLYLIMLSYSNNKEFMDLNDLVRFMENEQKMAGVTREYCLEIVSQFEPCSQNLQNMVLGIDGFTNYMRSPAGDIFKPDHHRVHQDMTQPLCNYFIASSHNTYLTGDQLLSESRVDMYAYVLQAGCRCVEVDCWDGPDGEPIVHHGYTLTSKILFKDVIETVNKYAFTKNQYPVILSIENHCTVPQQKKMAEYLLEVLQDKVDLSTVNMNEFRKLPSPELLKGKVLVKGKKLPANIDGDAEEGDVSDEDSEEEEDEDDTQINTDGNAAGTADESKPKKRRSIMGSFRRKRKKKKKKKLMLNLDHADQENPIMRDKTQIVYHNKKGKTMRLSRALSDLVKYTKSVRVHDIETQAYMTSWQVSSLNESIVNQIMALKPAQLVRLNQRQLLRVYPSNYRVDSSNFNPQPFWNAGCHMVALNYQTEGRMLELNRAKFSTNGNCGYLLKPRCMNKGFFNPTLEDPLPGQSKTQLVLKIISGQQLPKPKDSMLGDRGEIIDPFVEVEIIGLPIDCCKQQTRVVDDNGFNPMWEESLVFTLHMTQIALVRFQVWDHDPIGQNFIGQRTIAFVSMMPGYRHVYLEGMEEASIFVHVAVNDITGKVKPSNAVKGFLKKATKKGSAKEPKAVSMHLSTYSSEDVRQHYRKDLDSYSQESSGNGSMLLTPAVIDYLHRGTQSEPLKRAHTVQILEEEIQGASPKEEKKKEGKRKGILVRMSSTFSNSGAPIPCITATSPDLEDVFQSSQPQSPEPESQTQSFQAAWPDLEDQVQSFHAHWPGQDYSGRSFEPDPPEIEDIAGEPLTKLNSKPALQTVSEHLNQPQLQLHPQPQSLPQAQPQSHPEVVLRNRHPPSSPVRVRRTLETPASQRPSNTSRTKARSRSVPRKQHTSPITPVVNRRAAVHWQPQTPSPPPQNHCRYGHQPIPMAMANGLYLSDSDSSSGGSIDSLRLELLPSRVPVSGQREVGTLQREMNALFDQKMKELRCKSPLFFYDYSTL